The Ranitomeya variabilis isolate aRanVar5 chromosome 7, aRanVar5.hap1, whole genome shotgun sequence genome includes a window with the following:
- the LOC143786249 gene encoding uncharacterized protein LOC143786249 — translation MASSSPASGQSARGSAVSQRDHRESIDVDLLISSIQERGPLWDSRDPRHMDQVVIRRLWAEVAKSLWDGFDSASAKDKGNFLKKLRTRWRSMKDHFNKGLRAEEEQSRSGAAATKSVPYKYNRALQFLRPVLGRRQTHSSTLQRARPCEAELHGSPSDPSQPSHSDSRLAPPSSGEPAAGTSGFPLPEASGAPSFGNSRQRQRASDRSVMPEFLHLSTVFQNGFKALRDQMSSMERRLENLEAELSNPAKHFLSTIAKGMVENLTPELQISVMQDCNNSYVRALQQARVMQSATLPVVPSLASMTPTPAAESLQPPHPGPSAGRRHHRHHTSVRPTPAPARPSSSRRSASGGDAAEGYALQYLSRPVTEPHALYTHVQALYATRLCI, via the exons ATGGCGAGTTCTTCTCCAGCATCTGGCCAATCGGCGAGGGGGAGTgca gtttcacaacgggaccacagggagagtatagatgtggacctcctgatctccagcatccaggagcgtggcccgttgtgggacagccgtgacccccggcacatggaccaggtggtgatcaggcgtttgtgggcagaggtggcaaagtcgctgtgggatggctttgacagtgcctccgccaaggacaaaggcaactttc tgaaaaagttgaggaccagatggcgatccatgaaggaccattTCAATAAGGGGCtgcgtgctgaggaggagcaatcgaggagtggtgctgctgcgaccaagtcggtgccctacaaatataacagggcactacagttcttaagaccggtccttggccgccgaca gacacacagcagcaccctccagcgagctcgcccctgtgaagcggaacttcatggatcgccatctgacccgtcacagccctcccacagcgacagcaggcttgcaccaccatcatctggagaaccggctgccggtacatcaggttttcccctgcccgaggcctctggcgcaccttcgttcgggaattcccgacagcgccagcgtgcctcggacaggtcagtcatgcccgaatttttgcacttgagcacggtgttccagaacggtttcaaggcgttgagagatcaaatgtccagtatggaacggcgccttgaaaacctggaagccgagctctcaaatccggcaaagcattttttaagtacaattgctaaaggcatggtggaaaaccttacgccggaactccagatttcggtgatgcaggactgcaacaattcttacgtgagggctctgcagcaggctcgggtcatgcagtcagcgacactgcccgtagtgccgtcgctggctagcatgactccgactcctgctgcagagtcactccagccaccccaccctggtccaagtgccgggcgacgccaccacaggcaccatactagtgtgcggcccactcctgctcctgccaggccctcatcctcccgtaggagtgcctctgggggagatgccgcagaag GGTATGCGCTACAgtacctgtcccggccggtgacagaaccTCATGCGCTCTATACCCACGTGCAGGCTCTGTACGCTACTCGGCTTTG CATTTGA